A genomic segment from Daphnia carinata strain CSIRO-1 chromosome 1, CSIRO_AGI_Dcar_HiC_V3, whole genome shotgun sequence encodes:
- the LOC130693656 gene encoding adhesion G protein-coupled receptor L3-like isoform X2 — translation MKSWRPLESRGTSYQVRASNCVATDGSCTWTEPFTCKSPKTFCTAEAECLVVTKSINSSYPLESVANQQFQCRCLSGNSGTCKPYQFDATFSVQLDCTTLDSTNSSLIIPPPLLPKLSTIVYAEMWRCPAEENTIIQCSTGRASITDDYKCKGVPQLLPNVLALVRFWCQYKVTDCRFDSSLILSHTGKPTTSPSLPNSFVFELERATYDATLFGCGDSSLSTLEGDSCYRLTPVNLEWQDARSYCLQLGGDLAHFTSLINFASILRRLDNSIPSNITASSAIPIWFKWYIWTGEQRTPQHYMEYTSAFQCAVYDFVLPADGINPQADCFIGTKTRKVRGLCVLSPSVASENFEYEQLFCPATCGVTGYPPDFCWEETLADTQVIKNCPSNYKGEASWFCGPDGQWATPSPNLSNCSNPIVEDSINQANNEITNGDNPSGALKSLTSVVETNEIASGNIIQIQQTVVLAIDKQNTLIANDPDPVSRDATTKNFTNSVVDLSDVVMNSTLAFWGLEINDRAEAVNQIQTSVDDTLLLLAENLLDDIYLYTGGSSQNLAIQVENIAQENYDNETYVYVVGANDQLTLPVEFLNATNETNTTLSFATYSAFQDILHGDTLAQLFDENQTALVPIRQVVVSRAIGATIGEPNGSIYFVDGKVEILLSTLNRNLYEVNATSATCAYWNTSTQDWSFDGCEVIYADDVSTICQCDHLTNFAVLMDINGLFQNTTILALDYITVVGESISIVCLVVVILIFSWVRTLRRDFRFTIHRNLCWNLLIAEILLLAGIDATYNPDLCLSIAVFLHLFFLCAFSWMFIEGLYMWLLLVKVFPGTGLKRWQYYLIGYGLPVLVVVITLAATSTEAYNNSSYCWLSYANGAIWAFAAPVLVVVLVNSVFLVAALRITFKTRHATSGNTDNHRWVLGTVSLTFILGITWLFGFLFFGQELGQGIAFAYIFTILNSLQGFFIFISFCFLNKKVRTDLHRQIVNHPTYQRVSENFSFDWSALFARLSLTTMDRYNVMETTNSTLSNSQSTVQSIQLYTTDSSML, via the exons ATGAAAAGCTGGAGACCTTTGGAAAGTCGGG GGACTAGTTACCAAGTCAGAGCATCTAATTGCGTTGCTACTGACGGTTCTTGTACATGGACCGAGCCTTTCACCTGCAAAAGTCCGAAAACGTTTTGTACAGCGGAAGCTGAGTGCCTTGTTGTTACTAAATCCATCAATTCATCCTACCCGCTGGAATCGGTTGCTAATCAGCAGTTCCAGTGCAGATGTCTATCTGGGAATTCAGGAACCTGCAAACCATACCAATTTGATGCCACATTTTCCG TTCAATTGGATTGCACAACCCTTGACTCAACTAACAGTTCTTTAATTATTCCGCCCCCATTGTTGCCCAAATTGTCCACCATTGTTTACGCCGAAATGTGGAGGTGCCCTGCCGAAGAGAATACCATTATCCAGTGCAGTACAGGAAG AGCAAGTATTACAGACGATTATAAATGCAAGGGCGTTCCCCAGTTGCTTCCAAACGTGTTGGCTCTCGTACGTTTCTG GTGTCAGTATAAGGTAACGGATTGCCGATTTGATTCATCGCTGATCCTTTCCCATACCGGTAAACCGACAACGTCACCTTCACTACCGAATagtttcgtttttgaattgGAAAGAGCCACATATGACGCCACACTATTCGGATGTGGCGATTCGTCTCTGTCCACGCTCGAGGGAGATTCTTGCTACAGG CTGACACCAGTGAACCTTGAGTGGCAAGATGCTCGATCGTATTGTCTTCAACTTGGAGGCGATTTGGCTCATTTCACTAGCCTAATCAACTTTGCTTCCATTTTGCGTCGTTTGGACAATTCCATTCCGTCGAATATCACAGCATCCTCAGCTATACCCATCTGGTTCAAATGGTACATTTGGACCGGAGAACAGCGAACGCCGCAGCACTATATGGAATACACCAGTGCGTTCCAGTGCGCTGTTTATGATTTTGTGTTGCCTGCCGACGGAATTAATCCACAAGCCGACTGCTTTATTGGCACAAAGACGAGAAAAGTCCGTGGATTATGTGTTTTATCACCAAGCGTTGCATCGGAAAATTTCGAATACGAACAACTTTTCTGTCCGGCCACATGCGGCGTAACCGGATACCCCCCAGATTTTTGTTGGGAGGAAACATTAGCTGATACCCAAGTTATTAAAAACTGCCCATCCAATTACAAAGGTGAAGCAAGTTGGTTTTGTGGTCCCGATGGTCAATGGGCGACACCAAGTCCTAACCTCag CAATTGCTCTAATCCGATTGTCGAAGATTCCATCAACCAAGCCAACAATGAGATTACCAATGGCGACAATCCCAGCGGTGCACTGAAATCCCTTACCAGTGTGGTTGAAACAAACGAGATAGCTTCAGGCAATATCATTCAGATACAGCAGACAGTCGTGTTAGCTAttgataaacaaaacactttaATTGCTAACGATCCGGACCCCGTTTCACGAGATGCTACAACCAAAAATTTCACGAATTCTGTTGTCGACCTCAGCGATGTGGTGATGAACAGTACCTTAGCGTTTTGGGGTTTGGAAATCAATGATCGTGCTGAAGCGGTCAATCAAATACAAACGAGCGTGGACGACACCTTACTTCTTTTAGCTGAAAATCTTCTCGACGACATTTATCTGTACACAGGAGGCAGTTCCCAGAACTTag CCATACAAGTGGAGAATATCGCACAAGAAAACTACGATAATGAAACTTACGTTTACGTGGTAGGAGCTAATGACCAACTGACTCTTCCGGTCGAATTTCTTAATGCTACCAATGAAACAAACACTACTCTCTCGTTTGCAACTTATTCGGCATTCCAGGATATTCTGCATGGCGACACTTTGGC CCAATTGTTCGATGAGAACCAAACAGCTCTTGTGCCGATAAGACAAGTTGTGGTGTCGAGGGCAATAGGTGCAACAATTGGTGAACCTAACGGATCGATCTATTTCGTTGATGGCAAGGTTGAAATTTTGCTCAGCACGTTGAATCGAAATCTGTATGAAGTTAATGCGACAAGTGCAACTTGTGCCTATTGGAACACTTCCACGCAAGATTGGTCGTTTGATGGATGTGAAGTGATCTATGCTGACG ATGTATCAACCATATGCCAGTGCGATCACTTAACCAATTTTGCTGTTCTAATGGACATTAACGGCCTGTTCCAAAACACG ACAATACTTGCTTTAGACTACATAACCGTTGTTGGCGAGagcatttcaattgtttgctTGGTAGTGGTTATCCTGATTTTTTCCTGGGTGCGAACTCTACGACGCGATTTCCGTTTTACCATTCATCGAAATTTGTGCTGGAACCTACTGATTGCCGAAATTCTCTTGTTGGCTGGCATTGATGCAACATATAATCCGGATCTCTGTTTATCAATCGCCGTGTTCCTGCATCTATTTTTCTTATGCGCCTTCAGCTGGATGTTTATCGAGGGTCTTTACATGTGGTTGCTTCTGGTTAAA GTTTTCCCAGGAACTGGATTAAAGCGCTGGCAGTATTACTTAATCGGATACGGATTGCCCGTTTTGGTTGTGGTAATCACCTTGGCAGCAACTAGTACCGAAGCTTACAACAACTCTTCATA ttgCTGGCTGAGTTACGCAAACGGTGCAATATGGGCCTTTGCTGCACCAGTATTAGTCGTAGTACTg GTAAATAGCGTATTCTTAGTAGCGGCTCTCAGGATTACCTTCAAAACAAGGCATGCCACTTCTGGAAATACAGACAACCATCGATGGGTCTTGGGTACTGTCTCTTTGACATTTATTCTTGGCATTACTTGGTTGTTTGGTTTCCTATTCTTCGGCCAAGAACTTGGACAAGGCATCGCCTTTGCCTACATCTTTACTATCTTGAACTCATTGCAAGGATTTTTTATCTTCatatcattttgttttctcaacaAAAAAGTCCGCACTGACTTACATCGAcaaattgtcaatcatccg ACATATCAGCGTGTGTCCGAGAATTTTAGCTTTGACTGGAGTGCCTTGTTCGCCAGACTATCGTTAACCACGATGGACCGTTACAACGTAATGGAAACAACAAATTCAACGTTGAGTAACAGTCAGTCGACTGTGCAATCCATCCAATTATATACGACGGATTCATCAATGTTATAG
- the LOC130693656 gene encoding adhesion G protein-coupled receptor L3-like isoform X1 has translation MNLAIIFIGLAFFHKIGTSYQVRASNCVATDGSCTWTEPFTCKSPKTFCTAEAECLVVTKSINSSYPLESVANQQFQCRCLSGNSGTCKPYQFDATFSVQLDCTTLDSTNSSLIIPPPLLPKLSTIVYAEMWRCPAEENTIIQCSTGRASITDDYKCKGVPQLLPNVLALVRFWCQYKVTDCRFDSSLILSHTGKPTTSPSLPNSFVFELERATYDATLFGCGDSSLSTLEGDSCYRLTPVNLEWQDARSYCLQLGGDLAHFTSLINFASILRRLDNSIPSNITASSAIPIWFKWYIWTGEQRTPQHYMEYTSAFQCAVYDFVLPADGINPQADCFIGTKTRKVRGLCVLSPSVASENFEYEQLFCPATCGVTGYPPDFCWEETLADTQVIKNCPSNYKGEASWFCGPDGQWATPSPNLSNCSNPIVEDSINQANNEITNGDNPSGALKSLTSVVETNEIASGNIIQIQQTVVLAIDKQNTLIANDPDPVSRDATTKNFTNSVVDLSDVVMNSTLAFWGLEINDRAEAVNQIQTSVDDTLLLLAENLLDDIYLYTGGSSQNLAIQVENIAQENYDNETYVYVVGANDQLTLPVEFLNATNETNTTLSFATYSAFQDILHGDTLAQLFDENQTALVPIRQVVVSRAIGATIGEPNGSIYFVDGKVEILLSTLNRNLYEVNATSATCAYWNTSTQDWSFDGCEVIYADDVSTICQCDHLTNFAVLMDINGLFQNTTILALDYITVVGESISIVCLVVVILIFSWVRTLRRDFRFTIHRNLCWNLLIAEILLLAGIDATYNPDLCLSIAVFLHLFFLCAFSWMFIEGLYMWLLLVKVFPGTGLKRWQYYLIGYGLPVLVVVITLAATSTEAYNNSSYCWLSYANGAIWAFAAPVLVVVLVNSVFLVAALRITFKTRHATSGNTDNHRWVLGTVSLTFILGITWLFGFLFFGQELGQGIAFAYIFTILNSLQGFFIFISFCFLNKKVRTDLHRQIVNHPTYQRVSENFSFDWSALFARLSLTTMDRYNVMETTNSTLSNSQSTVQSIQLYTTDSSML, from the exons ATGAACTTAGCTATAATTTTCATAGGGCTCGCGTTCTTTCACAAGATAG GGACTAGTTACCAAGTCAGAGCATCTAATTGCGTTGCTACTGACGGTTCTTGTACATGGACCGAGCCTTTCACCTGCAAAAGTCCGAAAACGTTTTGTACAGCGGAAGCTGAGTGCCTTGTTGTTACTAAATCCATCAATTCATCCTACCCGCTGGAATCGGTTGCTAATCAGCAGTTCCAGTGCAGATGTCTATCTGGGAATTCAGGAACCTGCAAACCATACCAATTTGATGCCACATTTTCCG TTCAATTGGATTGCACAACCCTTGACTCAACTAACAGTTCTTTAATTATTCCGCCCCCATTGTTGCCCAAATTGTCCACCATTGTTTACGCCGAAATGTGGAGGTGCCCTGCCGAAGAGAATACCATTATCCAGTGCAGTACAGGAAG AGCAAGTATTACAGACGATTATAAATGCAAGGGCGTTCCCCAGTTGCTTCCAAACGTGTTGGCTCTCGTACGTTTCTG GTGTCAGTATAAGGTAACGGATTGCCGATTTGATTCATCGCTGATCCTTTCCCATACCGGTAAACCGACAACGTCACCTTCACTACCGAATagtttcgtttttgaattgGAAAGAGCCACATATGACGCCACACTATTCGGATGTGGCGATTCGTCTCTGTCCACGCTCGAGGGAGATTCTTGCTACAGG CTGACACCAGTGAACCTTGAGTGGCAAGATGCTCGATCGTATTGTCTTCAACTTGGAGGCGATTTGGCTCATTTCACTAGCCTAATCAACTTTGCTTCCATTTTGCGTCGTTTGGACAATTCCATTCCGTCGAATATCACAGCATCCTCAGCTATACCCATCTGGTTCAAATGGTACATTTGGACCGGAGAACAGCGAACGCCGCAGCACTATATGGAATACACCAGTGCGTTCCAGTGCGCTGTTTATGATTTTGTGTTGCCTGCCGACGGAATTAATCCACAAGCCGACTGCTTTATTGGCACAAAGACGAGAAAAGTCCGTGGATTATGTGTTTTATCACCAAGCGTTGCATCGGAAAATTTCGAATACGAACAACTTTTCTGTCCGGCCACATGCGGCGTAACCGGATACCCCCCAGATTTTTGTTGGGAGGAAACATTAGCTGATACCCAAGTTATTAAAAACTGCCCATCCAATTACAAAGGTGAAGCAAGTTGGTTTTGTGGTCCCGATGGTCAATGGGCGACACCAAGTCCTAACCTCag CAATTGCTCTAATCCGATTGTCGAAGATTCCATCAACCAAGCCAACAATGAGATTACCAATGGCGACAATCCCAGCGGTGCACTGAAATCCCTTACCAGTGTGGTTGAAACAAACGAGATAGCTTCAGGCAATATCATTCAGATACAGCAGACAGTCGTGTTAGCTAttgataaacaaaacactttaATTGCTAACGATCCGGACCCCGTTTCACGAGATGCTACAACCAAAAATTTCACGAATTCTGTTGTCGACCTCAGCGATGTGGTGATGAACAGTACCTTAGCGTTTTGGGGTTTGGAAATCAATGATCGTGCTGAAGCGGTCAATCAAATACAAACGAGCGTGGACGACACCTTACTTCTTTTAGCTGAAAATCTTCTCGACGACATTTATCTGTACACAGGAGGCAGTTCCCAGAACTTag CCATACAAGTGGAGAATATCGCACAAGAAAACTACGATAATGAAACTTACGTTTACGTGGTAGGAGCTAATGACCAACTGACTCTTCCGGTCGAATTTCTTAATGCTACCAATGAAACAAACACTACTCTCTCGTTTGCAACTTATTCGGCATTCCAGGATATTCTGCATGGCGACACTTTGGC CCAATTGTTCGATGAGAACCAAACAGCTCTTGTGCCGATAAGACAAGTTGTGGTGTCGAGGGCAATAGGTGCAACAATTGGTGAACCTAACGGATCGATCTATTTCGTTGATGGCAAGGTTGAAATTTTGCTCAGCACGTTGAATCGAAATCTGTATGAAGTTAATGCGACAAGTGCAACTTGTGCCTATTGGAACACTTCCACGCAAGATTGGTCGTTTGATGGATGTGAAGTGATCTATGCTGACG ATGTATCAACCATATGCCAGTGCGATCACTTAACCAATTTTGCTGTTCTAATGGACATTAACGGCCTGTTCCAAAACACG ACAATACTTGCTTTAGACTACATAACCGTTGTTGGCGAGagcatttcaattgtttgctTGGTAGTGGTTATCCTGATTTTTTCCTGGGTGCGAACTCTACGACGCGATTTCCGTTTTACCATTCATCGAAATTTGTGCTGGAACCTACTGATTGCCGAAATTCTCTTGTTGGCTGGCATTGATGCAACATATAATCCGGATCTCTGTTTATCAATCGCCGTGTTCCTGCATCTATTTTTCTTATGCGCCTTCAGCTGGATGTTTATCGAGGGTCTTTACATGTGGTTGCTTCTGGTTAAA GTTTTCCCAGGAACTGGATTAAAGCGCTGGCAGTATTACTTAATCGGATACGGATTGCCCGTTTTGGTTGTGGTAATCACCTTGGCAGCAACTAGTACCGAAGCTTACAACAACTCTTCATA ttgCTGGCTGAGTTACGCAAACGGTGCAATATGGGCCTTTGCTGCACCAGTATTAGTCGTAGTACTg GTAAATAGCGTATTCTTAGTAGCGGCTCTCAGGATTACCTTCAAAACAAGGCATGCCACTTCTGGAAATACAGACAACCATCGATGGGTCTTGGGTACTGTCTCTTTGACATTTATTCTTGGCATTACTTGGTTGTTTGGTTTCCTATTCTTCGGCCAAGAACTTGGACAAGGCATCGCCTTTGCCTACATCTTTACTATCTTGAACTCATTGCAAGGATTTTTTATCTTCatatcattttgttttctcaacaAAAAAGTCCGCACTGACTTACATCGAcaaattgtcaatcatccg ACATATCAGCGTGTGTCCGAGAATTTTAGCTTTGACTGGAGTGCCTTGTTCGCCAGACTATCGTTAACCACGATGGACCGTTACAACGTAATGGAAACAACAAATTCAACGTTGAGTAACAGTCAGTCGACTGTGCAATCCATCCAATTATATACGACGGATTCATCAATGTTATAG
- the LOC130696360 gene encoding uncharacterized protein LOC130696360 → MPVNPVVVPVPFGNGTTNLSVSSTSVPTNVGTIKPTLTKTSAVDVCDEEAKKLSRGISRTAENAGVISQIRNELCASLSEVEEPSSISSQFNALETNDCTFTLPDLSTQSDEFRAFLENELIDTSMAVSLQEAVRLNWWTCLGEGCEKLWPLSTTGDGNCLLHAASLGMWGFHDRLLILRKALHNFLTMGTFRHALWRRWRWQNARSNLQAGLDLRLNEDEWRREWDNILKLASSQPRTSGSSTPSASETEVDGRGESFSTSKTYESLEEIHVLALAHVLKRPIFVIADTVLKDVNGEALAPIPFGGIYLPLEIEPSECSRSPLILAYDAAHFSALVAMTPQKKFSPSTCEQVPDAPAVIPLVDVDRELLPIQFEVDPGEGCVWNRDEFNEAVVQRVAFTHEDRLALLNQFLDLVDILCPAVIKNTKTPKVKNDTKANGTLSRPANDTEGWNSDGEFNGRFGPPGSKAPGKQLHSVAKQFGSLGRSVGRKIRRNLIDNFSVKHPPPQVRLNNAQWECPDFILCARLHTEKHHPALEKMISNYLQSARQRFEQQQAERQRQTLVWQRRKQHTLAEVAIQEGPSPCINPNCTMYGTALTSYMCTACYAKQLEQEEERAKNLKVATNKPINGNQNALYGIGKSVFYAQSDSQSYADASNIPARRPPSGQNGTLYLSNSTFYGDAVSSSSTSPSPKKEEKIVFEKISPSICDKFKHSIPNVLEPVGQTTTQRLQTVVKVNDRNGSNKLNEEIMDSMPIHPEEQQRQSQPIRPPRTQPSNIKSRGNSVVDAEIPRAYPAVEKVAQQPMSRLLSHYESVRKPCKSPGCTSFGLANTQWFCAECFFVRKKAALARESILENMKAAQMQ, encoded by the exons ATGCCTGTTAATCCAGTGGTTGTACCTGTTCCCTTTGGAAATGGAACCACTAATCTGTCAGTTTCTTCTACAAGCGTGCCTACTAATGTTGGAACCATTAAACCCACCTTAACCAAAACCTCAGCAGTTGATGTTTGTGATGAAGAAG CCAAAAAGCTGTCTCGAGGAATATCTCGTACAGCAGAAAATGCAGGGGTTATCTCTCAGATTCGTAATGAGCTCTGTGCTTCACTTTCTGAAGTTGAGGAACCTAGTTCGATAAGCAGTCAATTTAATGCCTTAGAGACAAATGATTGCACCTTTACTCTTCCAGATCTTTCCACCCAATCTG ACGAATTCCGGGCTTTCCTTGAAAATGAGTTGATTGACACATCCATGGCTGTGTCATTGCAGGAGGCTGTTCGCTTAAACTGGTGGACATGTTTAGGGGAAGGTTGCGAAAAGCTTTGGCCGCTATCGACGACTGGAGATGGCAATTGCCTGCTTCACGCGGCATCCCTAG GAATGTGGGGGTTCCACGATCGACTCCTAATTCTAAGAAAAGCCTTGCACAACTTTCTTACCATGGGAACGTTTCGTCATGCGCTTTGGAGAAGATGGAGATGGCAAAACGCCCGCTCCAACCTTCAG GCGGGATTGGACTTACGCCTAAATGAGGATGAATGGCGACGTGAATGGGATAATATTCTGAAATTGGCCAGCTCTCAACCGCGGACGTCGGGTTCATCAACGCCTAGTGCAAGTGAAACGGAAGTCGATGGCCGCGGTGAATCCTTCAGCACCTCGAAAACATACGAGTCACTGGAAGAAATACATGTTCTGGCATTAGCCCATGTTCTAAAGCGGCCTATTTTTGTCATCGCGGACACTGTTTTAAAG GACGTCAATGGAGAAGCTTTAGCACCTATCCCTTTTGGTGGCATCTACCTTCCTTTAGAAATTGAACCGAGTGAATGCAGTCGATCTCCTTTAATTTTGGCCTATGATGCAGCCCATTTTTCAGCATTGGTTGCCATgacaccccaaaaaaaattttcgccATCAACGTGCGAACAAGTTCCTGATGCCCCCGCCG TCATTCCGTTGGTGGACGTCGATCGTGAATTATTGCCTATTCAGTTTGAGGTGGACCCGGGCGAGGGATGCGTTTGGAATCGGGATGAGTTCAATGAAGCAGTTGTTCAAAGGGTTGCCTTCACGCACGAAGATCGTCTTGCGTTGCTGAACCAATTTCTCGATTTAGTCGACATTCTATGTCCGGCAGTCATTAAAAATACCAAAACTCCTAAAGTCAAAAATGATACCAAAGCCAACGGAACTCTCAGTCGTCCCGCTAACGACACCGAAGGATGGAATAGTGATGGGGAGTTCAATGGTCGATTCGGCCCGCCTGGTTCCAAGGCCCCCGGAAAGCAGCTACACAGTGTAGCCAAGCAATTTGGTAGCCTTGGCCGCTCTGTTGGAAGAAAGATCAGAAGAAATTTGATTGATAATTTCTCGGTAAAGCATCCGCCACCACAGGTGCGACTAAATAATGCGCAGTGGGAATGTCCCGATTTCATTCTATGTGCCCGTCTGCATACGGAGAAACACCACCCAGCCCTGGAAAAAATGATCAGCAACTATCTGCAATCCGCCCGTCAACGCTTTGAGCAGCAGCAGGCGGAACGGCAACGACAGACTCTCGTATGGCAGCGCCGGAAACAGCACACACTAGCTGAAGTGGCCATCCAGGAGGGACCTAGCCCTTGTATCAACCCCAATTGTACCATGTACGGCACTGCCCTCACGAGCTACATGTGCACGGCCTGCTATGCAAAGCAGCTAGAACAGGAGGAAGAACGGGCGAAGAATCTAAAAGTGGCTACCAACAAACCTATCAATGGCAATCAAAATGCACTTTATGGTATAGGGAAATCAGTTTTCTATGCCCAGTCAGACAGTCAATCTTACGCCGACGCCTCCAATATTCCGGCACGGAGACCACCAAGTGGTCAAAATGGGACGCTCTATCTATCAAATTCCACCTTCTATGGCGATGCTGTTTCATCCAGTAGCACATCTCCTTCtccaaaaaaggaagaaaagataGTTTTCGAGAAGATAAGTCCTAGTATTTGTGACAAATTCAAGCATTCGATTCCGAACGTGTTAGAACCAGTGGGACAAACAACCACACAAAGGTTACAAACTGTTGTAAAAGTTAACGACCGAAACGGGTCAAACAAACTTAATGAAGAAATAATGGATTCGATGCCGATCCATCCTGAAGAACAACAAAGGCAATCGCAGCCGATCCGTCCACCCAGAACACAGCCATCAAACATTAAAAGTAGGGGAAATTCAGTAGTGGATGCCGAGATACCACGCGCTTATCCCGCTGTTGAGAAGGTGGCACAACAGCCTATGTCCCGACTACTATCGCATTATGAAAGCGTCCGCAAACCGTGCAAATCGCCCGGATGTACTTCCTTCGGACTGGCCAATACGCAATGGTTTTGCGCAGAATGTTTTTTCGTACGCAAGAAAGCTGCCCTTGCCCGCGAATCCATTCTGGAAAACATGAAAGCTGCGCAAATGCAATAG